One genomic window of Pelmatolapia mariae isolate MD_Pm_ZW linkage group LG5, Pm_UMD_F_2, whole genome shotgun sequence includes the following:
- the asip1 gene encoding agouti signaling protein 1 — MHISLLLSCFLLAATDYFLGYAHMIPDERLSTNRVAASNALSQNLEIDSPPVVIVELPKSAKKSKKPKKQKKNKYGVKKRPPPPANCISLWGSCKSQGTVCCDYCAFCQCRLFRTVCYCRMGNPRC, encoded by the exons ATGCACATCTCACTGCTGCTAAGTTGCTTTCTTCTGGCTGCGACAGACTACTTCCTCGGCTATGCCCACATGATCCCAGATGAGAGACTCTCCACCAACAGAGTTGCTGCATCTAATGCTTTGTCTCAAAATCTAGAAATAGACTCACCCCCTGTGGTTATTGTAG AGTTACCAAAATCTGCAAAGAAGAGCAAGAAaccaaagaaacagaaaaag AACAAATATGGTGTGAAGAAGcggcctcctcctcctgccaaCTGTATTTCCCTGTGGGGAAGCTGTAAATCTCAAGGCACCGTGTGCTGTGATTATTGTGCTTTCTGCCAATGTCGACTGTTCAGAACTGTTTGTTACTGCCGAATGGGTAACCCTCGCTGCTGA